From a region of the Triticum aestivum cultivar Chinese Spring chromosome 7D, IWGSC CS RefSeq v2.1, whole genome shotgun sequence genome:
- the LOC123166658 gene encoding NAC domain-containing protein 26, with protein MADHLQVQRQQLKFPQGFRFHPTDVEIITSYLVPKVLNKAFDPIAVGEVDLNKCEPWELPEKAKMGEKEWYFFSQKDRKYPTGIRTNRATTAGYWKATGKDKEIFHHATTSLIGMKKTLVFYKGRAPRGDKTNWVMHEYRLESGKQGTPSLPTDITTATAINASSKEEYVVCRIFHKSTGLKKVVMSSYAIPMPMSMGAEEQHGFLESGTLPPFMGYGASSSLVPPSSLPASSSYQLHDAGARSSMMGSAVLPMMNDHYFGNHHYQNMATPPRPLVSFYHHDPRQQQQQQQHMIQMPMQMQIGADEGLMIGVEPGSGPSSIVSQEDTLARLSSNDVATTADEISSVNMGTDGMWKY; from the exons ATGGCAGACCACCTTCAAGTTCAGCGGCAACAACTAAAGTTCCCTCAGGGGTTTAGGTTTCACCCGACAGATGTGGAGATCATCACCTCCTACCTAGTCCCTAAGGTGTTGAACAAAGCATTCGACCCCATAGCGGTCGGGGAGGTGGACCTAAACAAATGCGAGCCGTGGGAACTCCCCGAGAAGGCGAAAATGGGGGAGAAGGAGTGGTACTTCTTCTCCCAAAAGGACCGCAAGTACCCCACCGGTATACGGACCAACCGAGCCACGACCGCCGGCTACTGGAAGGCCACTGGAAAGGACAAGGAGATCTTCCACCACGCGACCACAAGTCTCATCGGCATGAAGAAGACGTTGGTCTTTTACAAGGGTAGGGCGCCCAGGGGGGACAAGACCAACTGGGTCATGCACGAGTATAGGCTCGAGAGTGGAAAACAAGGAACACCTAGTCTACCCACCGACATCACCACCGCCACAGCCATTAATGCATCTTCCAAG GAGGAGTATGTGGTTTGCAGGATATTCCATAAGAGCACTGGACTCAAGAAGGTAGTGATGTCGTCGTACGCCATTCCCATGCCAATGTCCATGGGAGCAGAGGAGCAACATGGATTCCTTGAATCCGGTACATTGCCTCCTTTCATGGGCTATGGTGCATCATCATCGCTGGTGCCCCCATCGTCCCTGCCCGCATCTTCTTCGTACCAGCTGCATGACGCTGGGGCCAGATCGTCAATGATGGGTAGTGCGGTGCTCCCGATGATGAACGACCACTACTTCGGGAACCACCACTACCAGAATATGGCTACCCCACCACGACCGTTGGTGTCGTTCTACCACCATGACCCCcgccagcagcaacaacaacaacaacacatgaTTCAAATGCCGATGCAGATGCAGATAGGTGCAGATGAGGGCCTCATGATCGGGGTCGAGCCTGGGAGCGGGCCGTCATCCATAGTGTCGCAGGAGGACACTTTGGCAAGGTTGAGTAGCAACGACGTTGCAACAACTGCTGATGAGATCTCGTCAGTGAACATGGGTACGGATGGCATGTGGAAGTACTGA
- the LOC123168112 gene encoding UDP-glucuronate 4-epimerase 1-like, which yields MRVVAEEEEDMLPSTPGKVKIERAGAMTRQLHRCFASTGTMFLWALFLVAMTATYLSFHSFVDTSSRYFAASWGGLHWERQIRASASPRRPPGSAEGAGLSVLVTGAAGFVGTHCSLALRKRGDGVVGIDNFNKYYDPSLKKARRALLASHGVFVVEGDINDGRLLTKLFDVVPFTHVLHLAAQAGVRYAMENPASYVHSNIAGLVSLLEACKEADPQPAVVWASSSSVYGLNDAVPFSEAHRTDRPASLYAATKKAGEEITHTYNHIYGLSVTGLRFFTVYGPWGRPDMAYFSFTRNILQGKPITVYRGRDHVDLARDFTYIDDIVRGCLASLDTAGRSTGTGGRKRGPAPYRIFNLGNTAPVTVPTLVSILERYLRVNAKRNVVEMPGNGDVPFTHANISLAREQLGYKPTTSLEMGLKKFVRWYLSYYGYNRGTQAFNNL from the coding sequence ATGCGGGTGgtagccgaggaggaggaggacatgcTGCCGTCGACGCCGGGCAAGGTGAAGATCGAGCGGGCGGGGGCCATGACCCGGCAGCTGCACCGGTGCTTCGCCTCCACGGGCACCATGTTCCTGTGGGCGCTCTTCCTCGTGGCCATGACGGCCACGTACCTCAGCTTCCACTCCTTCGTCGACACCTCGTCGCGCTACTTCGCCGCGTCCTGGGGCGGGCTGCACTGGGAGCGCCAGATCCGCGCGTCGGCGTCGCCCCGCCGGCCGCCCGGGTCGGCGGAGGGCGCGGGGCTGTCCGTGCTCGTGACCGGCGCCGCCGGGTTCGTGGGCACGCACTGCTCGCTGGCCCTCCGGAAGCGCGGCGACGGCGTGGTCGGCATCGACAACTTCAACAAGTACTACGACCCGTCGCTGAAGAAGGCCCGGCGCGCGTTGCTGGCGTCGCACGGCGTGTTCGTGGTGGAGGGCGACATCAACGACGGCCGCCTGCTCACCAAGCTCTTCGACGTGGTGCCCTTCACCCACGTGCTCCACCTGGCGGCGCAGGCCGGGGTGCGGTACGCCATGGAGAACCCGGCGTCGTACGTGCACTCCAACATCGCGGGGCTGGTGTCGCTCCTGGAGGCGTGCAAGGAGGCGGACCCGCAGCCGGCCGTGGTGTGGGCGTCCTCCTCCTCCGTCTACGGGCTCAACGACGCCGTGCCCTTCTCGGAGGCGCACCGCACGGACCGGCCGGCGTCGCTCTACGCGGCCACCAAGAAGGCTGGCGAGGAGATCACCCACACCTACAACCACATCTACGGTCTGTCCGTCACCGGCCTCCGCTTCTTCACCGTGTACGGGCCCTGGGGGCGGCCGGACATGGCCTACTTCTCCTTCACCCGGAACATCCTCCAGGGGAAGCCCATCACCGTGTACCGGGGCAGGGACCACGTGGACCTCGCCCGGGACTTCACCTACATCGACGACATCGTGCGGGGGTGCCTGGCGTCGCTGGACACGGCGGGGCGGAGCACGGGGACGGGCGGGAGGAAGCGCGGGCCGGCGCCGTACAGGATCTTCAACCTGGGGAACACGGCGCCGGTGACGGTGCCGACGCTGGTGTCGATCCTGGAGCGGTACCTCCGGGTGAACGCGAAGCGGAACGTGGTGGAGATGCCCGGGAACGGGGACGTGCCCTTCACGCACGCCAACATCAGCCTGGCGCGGGAGCAGCTCGGGTACAAGCCCACCACCAGCCTCGAGATGGGGCTCAAGAAGTTCGTCCGGTGGTACCTCTCCTACTACGGGTACAACCGGGGCACGCAGGCATTCAACAACTTGTGA